A single genomic interval of Tursiops truncatus isolate mTurTru1 chromosome 1, mTurTru1.mat.Y, whole genome shotgun sequence harbors:
- the FCRL2 gene encoding LOW QUALITY PROTEIN: Fc receptor-like protein 2 (The sequence of the model RefSeq protein was modified relative to this genomic sequence to represent the inferred CDS: inserted 2 bases in 2 codons; deleted 4 bases in 3 codons; substituted 9 bases at 9 genomic stop codons), which yields MRVTIGFDMMHALQGVTVLRPAHDIKSTFTLLWSLLIIFTLLSEQADWFTVLAPSSVFEXNSVVLICQREKAWKIKTVTYYKDRKALLLLQMKSQAFLSKCILSDSGKYYCTVTGRKLXKQKXXRVVRIEVLKLFPCPGLTVSSSGPIEEGPVTDLSXKTHPSPQSSDAQLQXCFFRDSRILGLGXSSSPELXFPTMWSEDSGSYWCHAETVTHSVRNWSLQSXIHGQKVLGSNVSLDTQIPGGQETEGGDLTLLCSVAEGTGDITFSXHREATGTSLGQKXQHFLSADLEIPAVKEYNAGQYYYRADNGHSRIQNKVVNISVRIPTSGPVLTLRGPRTQAVMVDMVELCCELGAAPTSPTPILYRFYHEDINLGSSSVPSGEGASFNLSLTAGHSGSYSCEADNGLGAQFCELVPLSISAFSA from the exons ATGAGAGTGACAATAGGCTTTGACATGATGCATGCTTTGCAGGGTGTAACCGTATTAAGACCAGCTCATGATATAAAAAGCA CCTTCACGCTCTTGTGGTCATTACTAATCATCTTCA CTCTGCTCAGTGAACAGGCAG ACTGGTTCACTGTCCTGGCTCCCTCTTCTGTTTTTGAATGAAACAGTGTAGTTCTGATATGCCAGAGAGAAAAGGCTTGGAAAATAAAGACAGTGACTTATTACAAAGATAGAAAAGCATTATTGCTTTTACAGATGAAGTCTCAAGCTTTCCTATCC AAATGCATTTTGAGTGACAGTGGCAAATATTACTGTACTGTTACTGGAAGAAAACTCTAAAAACAGAAATAGTAAAGAGTAGTAAGGATTGAAGTcttaa agctgtttccatgtcctgggcTGACAGTCAGCTCTTCTGGGCCCATTGAGGAGGGCCCAGTGACC GATCTCTCTTGAAAGACCCATCCCTCTCCACAGAGCTCAGATGCCCAGCTCC TTTGCTTCTTCAGAGATAGCAGGATCCTGGGGTTAGGCTAGAGCAGCTCCCCAGAGCTCTAGTTCCCCACCATGTGGAGTGAAGACTCAGGGTCTTACTGGTGCCATGCAGAGACAGTGACTCACAGTGTCAGAAACTGGAGCCTCCAATCTTAAATTCACGGGCAGA AAGTCCTGGGCTCTAATGTAAGCTTAGATACCCAGATCCCTGGGGGACAAGAGACTGAAGGAGGGGATCTCACCCTACTCTGCTCAGTGGCTGAGGGCACAGGAGACATCACATTTTCCTAGCACAGAGAGGCCACAGGAACCAGTCTGGGACAGA CCCAGCATTTCCTGTCAGCAGACCTGGAGATCCCAGCTGTGAAGGAGTACAATGCTGGCCAATATTACTATAGAGCTGACAATGGCCACAGTCGCATCCAGAACAAGGTGGTGAATATttctgtgagaa TTCCAACATCTGGTCCTGTCCTCACCCTCAGGGGTCCCAGGACCCAGGCTGTCATGGTGGATATGGTAGAGCTTTGCTGTGAG CTTGGAGCTGCCCCTACATCCCCCACCCCAATCCTGTACCGGTTTTATCATGAGGACATCAACCTGGGTAGCAGCTCAGTGCCCTCTGGAGAAGGAGCATCCTTCAACCTCTCTCTAACTGCAGGGCATTCTGGAAGCTACTCCTGTGAGGCTGACAATGGCCTGGGGGCCCAGTTCTGTGAACTGGTGCCACTCTCCATCTCAG CCTTTTCAGCATAA